ATCAACAACAATATTTCGATAGTCGTATGCCCAGGCGAAATGTTTGTACCGTTTTCTTAGTTAGATTGGAAAGACAAAATGAAGCAGGGCAAGGCCAACGGCCTCCAGTTTGGCTGCGCCCGGAGTGGCGGCAAATGGCGCGGTTACATTGCCGATCTGCCCGACAGCCCTGGGCGGCTACGGGGCCGACGGCGGAAACCTGTTACAGGTGGGCGGGCGAGAACATCATTATACGCCCGCTTGAAAATTATTATAAACTTGTTGGGTTGATGCATAATGTACCGAAATAGTTTACTGTTTCTAATTGCAGCGACTATATCATAAACCAACATCGCAGCCTTTTTCCCGGCTTTTTGCTAAATTTCGACTTTTCAAACACCCACTTCGTGTTTTGCCAAAATATCACCTATAAACTGATTGTATTCCTCTCGCATTGGCAAATCAAGATCGGTATGCAATATTCGCTTGTCAACCCAAACCTGTTCATTGGTTTTAGGATTGCAAATGCCCTGCCTGAGCCAGATTTGAGATATCGCTCAAATTCATAAGCCCTGTATCTATCAGGATAAGAACAGCACCAAAGCAATTTAAGCGGGCGATGGGTTTTGTTGCCGGTACATATTTTTTTTCATGCCGGGTAAACCTCTCTTTTAGATTTACGGTACAGCCTATGTGGTGTTTCCGTTATTTAATTCGAAATATAAACGTGGTATCACATGGTAAAAAGGTTTGGTTGGAGGCTAAAATAGGAAAAGTCGGATAAATTATCCGGCTTCTCTTTTAAATTTTCTTCGGCGGGCGAAGGCGGGGTGAACGGGAATCTATTAGAACACCTTGATGGGATCTTGCTTATCATTATGGACATAAAAAAGTTTAATGATAGAATATTTATTTGTTTTTTGACCAAAATTTCCACCAAGGTATTTTTGATTCCTGAATATTTTTGTTGAGTCTATTTTCGATATTTTCTTCTTGAGACGTGGCTGGTTTTGATGTTACATCAGTTCCTTTTGATTCCTGACCGTTTTTGTCATACGTATTTTTAGTGTGTTCTATTTGAAAAGTAATAGGTTTTGATGTTGAGTCAACTTCCGTGCTAAAGATGAGTTCGTATTTAGTAATTCCGCTGTCTTTTATTAATTGTTGTGCAACTTCGTTATCTGGCAACGTTTCTTTCAGCTGAAACACACATTCTGTTTTTTTATTTTTTGAGAAGCCTTCAAAATTTTCTCTAATAAAATTGAGAACATATCCTGTATGATGCTCATGCATAGCCAGGTAACCTAAAAAGGACAATGCACATCCGCCAGTTATTTCATCTTTATCGTAAACTTTGCAGGCAGTATAATGAAGATTTTCGTTCGTAAATAACTTACCTATTGATATGCATAATTGGGAGGGCATCGGTAAGGGTTCTTCGTTCGTTGACAAAAAACTTTGACAATAATTAAATATTTCTGTTACCTGATTCAGATCTTCATTTTTGAATCGTTCCCTAAGGTCGGTTATAAGCTCTTTTAGTTTTGTTTCGTCTTTATTTTCTCCTACAATTTTCGCCGTTTTCAAGATGTCGTTAAGTAACGTATTGTTGATGCCTTGTTTAACGTTCTTGTGTTGCTGATCCAGGATTTCCTGAAATTGGTCTAAGGGATTTATCTTGTTTTCTTCCATGAAGTTATTAATTAAACTTAAAATCTCTGTGATCCAAGATAAGTAAAATAATATCTCCAGTTTTAATAAAGCGTAACTTAAAAACAAAGAAAAAAGGTTCGCAACTTGCGAACCTCTTGAGAAGCGGAGAGAGAGGGATTCGAACCCTCGGTACCGTTTCCAGTACGACAGTTTAGCAAACTGTTCCTTTCGGCCTCTCAGGCATCTCTCCGTTTACTTTATTTATGTTAGAGGGAATAAACGCGTTCCTTCAAAATAATAAAACCCAATACTTTGGGTCTTATATTTAAAATCATTCCAGATTTCATTAATCGTGTCCCCTGCGGGCGAAGCCCTCCTACGCAGCTACAACGGATTTCATCCGCCGTAGCCCGCTTCGGCGGGCGAAGATCACTTTCGCTTCCTACAGCGGACTGCGTCCGCCGTAGATCGCTTCAGCGATCGAAGGCGGAGAGAGAGGGATTCGAACCCTCGGTACCGTTTCCAGTACGACAGTTTAGCAAACTGTTCCTTTCGGCCTCTCAGGCATCTCTCCGTTACGCTTTGGTTAAGCTTTTGTTCCCTTTTTTCGGGGACTGCAAATATAGTAATTCAACTATCCCCTCAAAAAAAAATTACATTTTTAATAATCTATCCTAACATGGTAAATACTCATCAGCATCCGCTTAAAAATAGCTTTGATGGTTTCAATATCTTTTAAAGTTATATTACTGTCTTTCAACTGATTCTGATCAAGCTTATATTTCACAATCCTGTCAACCAGTACGCTGATGGATTCTTCGTCGGGTTCTTTCAGCGAGCGGGAGGCGGCCTCCACCGAGTCGGCCAGCATTAAAACAGCGCCTTCTTTGGTGAACGGGATAGGCCCCGGATAGCGGAAAATGTTCTCGTTGATAAACTTTTCGGGGAAATTTTTGAGCGACGACTGGTAAAAATAATCAACCCGGGTATTGCCATGGTGAGTTCGGATAAAATCAATCACCACCTCGGGCAGGTTAGCTTTACGGGCCATTTCAATCCCCTTGCTCACGTGGCGGATAATGATCTGGGCGCTTTCTTCATAAGGCAACTTATCATGCGGGTTAAAGCCCGAAGCCTGGTTTTCGATAAAAAACAGCGGGTTTTCCATTTTGCCAATATCGTGGTACAAAGCTCCTGCTCTAACCAGCAGCGCGTTGCCTCCTACGGCATAAATGGCATTTTCGGCAAGGTTGGCTACCTGTAACGAATGCTGAAAAGTTCCGGGCGCGCTAAAAGCCAGTTCACGCAGCAGTGGTGCGTTGGTATTGGTAAGCTCGATCAGGGTAATTTCGGATGTGATAGCAAAAATCTTTTCAAACAGGTAAATAAGCGGATAGGCCAGCAGCGTTAACAATACGCTCACCACAAAAGGCAAAAACTCCGTCCAATCGATATTCATAAAATCGCCTTCGCGCACAAAGGTGATGCCCAGAAAGGCCACAAAATAATTAAATATGATAATCACTGCCGAAATAAGGAACTGTTCGCGCCGCACCAGGTTTTTGATGCTGTAGATGGATACCATACCGGCGGTAATCTCGTAGTAAGCAAACTCGAAGCTGTTGGGCACAAAAAATCCGGCCATCAGCACCACCAGCATGTGAATATTCAGCGCCAGGCGGGTATCAAACAAAATGCGGATAATAATGGGCACTATGCAATAAGGAATATAGTACAAATTTGTAGGGAACTGCAGTTTGATGGCCAGGCTTAGCGTTGCCAGCATAGCGGTGATTACCAGCAAAATCAAACCCACCAACCTGTTATCAGCATAAATATCTTTACGAAACAGGTACAAAAATATCATGAGCAGGGTTATGGCAATTCCCACCAAAAAAAACTGCCCCAGCAGCACCAGGTTACGGTTGCCGTTTACACGGGCGTTATCCTCAAAGGCCTTTTTAAACGATTCGAGCTTCTGGTAAACATCATCATTCACTACCGAGCCTTTGTAAACTATCACCTCCCCTTTTTGTACCATGCCCCGGGTTACCGAAAGGCCATCGACTTTTTCTTTTTCCAATCGCGTAGTGAGGTTATTATCATAGCTTAGGTTGTTTTGAAGTCGGTTACTGATTAAATCCAATAAAAAAGCCTTATCCAGATCATTGTGGCGACTTAAAATCTTGTCGCAATAAGCCAATGCTTTTTCGCGGGTAAACAATTCGCCGGTATTGCGATCTGTGGCTATATTTCTATTAAGGATTTGAATTGTATAATTTTCGCTCCCGCGCTGGTATTTTGCGTTGGTTTTAAACACCCCGGTTTGGTAAATTTCGGTAAGCAGATCAACACCCGTGCTGATGTATTTAGGTTTTAGTTTATCATTTAAGCCTGCGTTATGCCATTTAATCTCCAAATCGCTTTTAAAACCCTCAATCTGCACATTGCCGGCGGTGGCATCAAGCTGGTAAATAGGGGTTACACTTTCAAGGGCCGATTTCTGATCGTTCATAATCTCCTGCGGTGTTTTCAGGATGGCAAAGTTGTAGGGCGATACCAGGTCTTTCTGGTTCCAGATGCGGCCTTTTTCATGCTCGTAGCTAAATTTTGCCTGCTTTGGTAAAAAGTAAACAATAAGCACAACACTGGCCACCGTCATTAAATATTTAACGTTACGGGCGTATTTGCGCAGTAAAGCCTTTTGGCGCGATGTGGATAGTTTTGCCATTGATGTGTTTAACCTGCCAAAAATAATATAAGTTTCTGTTATATGCAGTTTTTCTTGCTTTTGTGAAAAGGATTATGATATCTTTGTGATATCATTTTAAAATCAAACTAAATCATGAATCCTGAAAAAATCATCAACCCGCCATCCGGCTTTGCTACATTTATTGTATCGATGGTATTATTAATTGTATCAGTCCTTTTATTCATAGAAGGGCAATTAGCTATCGGCATCATCTTGCTTATAGTTACTTTTATTTTTTTACTACCGGGCCTGATTATTGTAAACCCCAATGAATCGAAGGTGCTCACCTTTTTTGGCAAATATGTGGGCACAGTAAAAAAAGACGGCTTTTTTTGGGTTAATCCCTTCACCGTAAAAAAGAAAGTTTCATTAAAAGCATTTAACCTTAACGGCCAGCAATTAAAAGTGAACGACAGTATTGGTAACCCGATTGAGATTGCCGCAGTTATTGTTTGGCAAATTAAAGATACCGCCGCTGCCGTTTTCGCGGTTGAAAACTACATTCAATACGTAAACATCCAAAGCGAGGCCGCGGTAAGGCACCTGGCCAACACTTTCCCTTATGATAACCTGGAAGACGAAACAGCTACCATCACCCTACGCGGCGGTGCCGACCAGGTAAGCGAAATGCTTGAAAAGGAGTTGAACGAACGTCTTAACCGCGCCGGTATCGAGGTATTGGAAGCCCGCATTTCACACCTGGCATACGCACCGGAAATTGCCCATTCCATGCTGCAGGTACAACAGGCATCAGCTATCATCGCGGCCCGCAAGCTTATTGTTGAAGGTGCTGTTGGCATGGTAGAAATGGCACTGAACAAACTATCCGAAAAAAACATTGTAGAGCTTGATGAAGAGCGCAAAGCCGCTATGGTAAGTAACTTATTGGTAGTACTTTGCGGCGATAAAGCTGTGAACCCGGTTGTTAACACTGGCACTTTATACCATTAATAACATGGAATATTACAGAAGTTTCGATCAATTGCGGGTAACGGAACTGCCGGTACTAAGGCACGGTTTCTGGCGGCCATGGTACGAGCTTACCGACGGACAATTCAGCTACGGTAAACTCACCTATTCGGGCGCCATGAAGCGCAGCTGTTTGCTCGAAACCGCCACAGGCAGTTGGGTTGTAAAACGAAAAGGCTGGTTAAGCCGTAAGTTTATTATTGAACAACCCGGCGGCACGGAAATTGGTATGGTAACGCCCGAAATTTGGAGCCGTAAAATACTGGCAGAGCTTAATGACGGTTTTTCGGCAAACTTTTTTAATAAAAAGCTGCTGTCGCGCACATTTACCTGGGTAAACGAGCAGTACGGCGATATGCTAAGCGTGCAGGCCAAGGCTTTTAGCCGCAGCAGGCCTTTTGTTGTGCACATCGATACCGGCGTGGTTAACACCCTGCCCCACCTGCCTTTATTGGCCTTACTGGGCATAAATTTAATATTATTTAAACAGGCCGAAGCAGCGGCCGCGACTTGATATGGCGGAGAAGAAAGCATTTGTACTACGCATTAACCCCGAAATGCTAAAGGAGATAGAAACCTGGGCAGCCGAAGAGTTCAGAAGCACCAACGGACAGGTTGAATACCTGCTGCAACAGGCTTTGCTTGCGCGGAAAAAGGGGTTTAAGAAGAAAGGTAAGGAGATTGGAGATTAGAGGTTGGAGATTAGAACAATGTCGCTCAAATAATCAAATCCAACGGTTAAAACTGCTTTACTAACTAATCTCTGATCTCCAACCTCCAATCACTACCAACTAATTACTAACTTTGGCCACCAATTTTAATGCGCGACACATGAAAGAAGTAGTAATAGTAGCGGCAACACGCACACCCATAGGTAGCTTTGGTGGTAGTTTGGCAGCCATCAGTGCCACACAGTTGGGTGCGGCGGTGATTAAATCGGCAGTTGAAAAGGCTGGATTACAGCCCGACCAGGTGCAGGAAGTATTTATGGGTAACGTAATGTCGGCCAATATTGGGCAGGCACCGGCTACACAGGCGGCTATATTTGCGGGGCTCCCCTATTTGCCTGCTACAACTGTTAATAAAGTTTGCGCATCGGGCATGAAAGCTATTATGCTTGGAGCTCAAAGCATCGCTCTGGGCGAAAATGATATTGTTGTTGCCGGCGGTATGGAAAGCATGAGCAATGTGCCTTACTATTTGGATAAGGCCCGCAACGGATACCGCTTAGGTAATGGTGAAATTATTGACGGATTAGTTAAAGACGGCCTGTGGGATGTTTACAACGACTACCACATGGGCTCGGCGGCCGAACTTTGTGCTACCGATTGTCATATTACCCGCGACGATCAGGACGCCTACGCCGTAGAATCATACAAACGTGCCCAGGCTGCACAGGCTGCCGGCAAATTTAAAGAGGAGATTACCCCTGTTGGCCTTAAAGATAAAAAAGGTGAAATCACCATGTTTACCGAAGATGAAGAGCCCGGCACAGTAAAGTTTGAAAAAATCCCCACACTAAGGCCTGTATTTAAAAAAGACGGAACAGTAACAGCCGCCAACGCCTCTACTTTAAATGATGGCGCAGCCGCGGTTGTGCTAATGAGCTGGGAAAAAGCCGACGAGCTTGGCATTAAACCGCTGGCCAGGATAGTATCTTATGCCGATGCCCAGCAGGCGCCTGAGTGGTTTACCACCGCACCCTCAAAAGCAATTCCGCTGGCTTTACAACGGGCAGGTTTACAAACCGGGGATATTGATTTTTTTGAAATTAACGAGGCATTCTCAGTAGTATCAATAGCTAACAACCAGCTTTTAAACATCCAACCCCAAAAAGTAAATGTTAACGGAGGGGCAGTAGCGCTGGGGCACCCGCTGGGGGCTTCGGGGGCCCGGATTGTTGTTACCCTTTTAAATGTATTGCAACAAAACAACGGTAAATACGGCGCTGCCGGTATTTGTAACGGCGGCGGCGGGGCCAGCGCAATTGTTATTGAAAATTTACGTTGATAAGTAAAGATTAAAGAAACTCATTGCAAATATGCGCAATGGCCGCGTTAGGGTAGTAGCGGATACCGTCCGTTAGCTAACGGATAAGGCCTGCAGGCCTATGAGCGGATAGCCCGGACCACAGGTAACGCCCGGATTTAGAGATCAATGATTGGAGAATGGAGTTTAGATGTTATTAAAAGCATCGTTAAGTTTCAAACTATTCAGAGCAACATGACATTGGCAGGATCGCCCCATATAAATAACTATTAGGTAACCGCCTAAAATAAATGAAATAATTAAAATATAATCGTGACAAAAAAAACAGCGCTTACCATCCTTTCCCTCCTGCTTTGCTTACAAACCTTTGCCCAGCATACCGATGATGCCGGACGGCTTAAACGGCTAACCGTGCTTGAAGACAGCCTTGCACACCTGGGCAAAAAAATGGTGAACGATGAGAATGATATGGAGCGCAAAAACGCTAATTACAAGTTTATCCCTACCCTTGTGCAGGCTTTGAGGATCGACAATTCATTCGCTTATCCTTTTGATTCGGTGAAGGCCATAAGCATCATCAAATCGCCCGATAACCGTTTCCGCATCCTTACCTGGCATGTAATGAACCTTGACGGCAGCTATCGCTTTTACGGTACCGTACAGATCAATACCCCTACCGGCGAGTTAAAGATGTACCCACTGGAAGATTACTCGCCGCTGATGAAAAGCCCCGAAGATACCATAACCGATAACCGCAAATGGTATGGCGCGCAGTATTATAAAATTATCCCTGTACACACAGTAAAACCTTACTACGTGCTTGTTGGCTGGAAGGGAAATACCGTAAAATCAACCAAAAAGGTATTGGATGTGTTGGCTTTCAATAATGACAAGCCCGAATTTGGTATGCCGGTTTTTGATGGCAACGGCAAAAACCGCAAGCGCGTGGTTTTTGAATACGCCCGCCAGGTATCTATGTTGCTGAGATACATCCCCGAACAAAATCTGATTGTATTTGATCATCTTACAGCCCCCGACGATAAGATGAAAAACCACCCCGAAACCTTCGGTCCCGACCTGAGCTATGATGGCTACAAGCTAAAAAACGGCCGCTGGAGCTTTGTTGAAACGCTGGATATGCGCAACATCCCCGATAATACCGATGCAGCTACCGGCACCGATTACGTTGATCCTAAAAAACAGGCTGCCCGTGATCGTGCAAGCGTTCCATCGGGCCATTAAGAATAAAATAAGCATTAATCATCTCATACCACTGCTTTAATTACTTAAATTGTAACACTTTCGGTATTAAATTTTGATTATGAAGATTTATATTATTTTTACAGACTTTTTAATTTAAATAAATGCAAGAAAAAACCGCTCCGGCAAAGTCGCGATTCCCCAAGAGTGTACCTTATATCATTGGCAATGAAGCTGCCGAACGTTTTAGCTTTTACGGCATGCGTTCAATACTCACCCTGTTTTTGGTAAAACAATTTTTTAACCCTGCCGAGGTTCCGGCGCTGGCACAACAAGCTGATGCCCACGCCAATAAACTGAACCATTTGTTTGTTATGGTGGCATACGCTTTGCCATTTGTTGGCGGTATGATTGCCGATTGGTTTACCGGTAAATATAAACTCATCCTTTATATCTCGTTGGTATATTGCCTCGGGCACCTGTTGCTGGCGATGTTTGATACCAGCCTCAGCGGTTTTGAGTTTGGTATGCTTGTGGTTGCTATTGGCGCAGGTGGTATCAAATCCTGCGTTTCGGCTAACGTGGGCGACCAGTTTGATGCCAGCAACCAGGATCTGCTTTCAAAAGTTTACGGCTGGTTTTACTTCAGCATCAATGCCGGCTCTATGCTGTCAACAATTGCTATTCCTACTATTTACAAATACTATGGCCCTAAATGGGCTTTTGGTGTTCCCGGAATTTTAATGGCTTTGGCAACCCTCATATTTTTCCTGGGCCGCAAAAAATACGTAAAAGTGCCTCCGCAGGGCGTAAACCGCAACAACCTTGTGTTTATTACCTGGTACGCCCTTACCAACTTAAGCAAAAAGAAACCAGGCCAGTCGTTGCTTGATATTGCAAAAGAAAGTTATGACCCTGAACGTGTTGAAGGCGTTAAAGCGGTATACCGCGTAATTTCGGTATTCTTTTTTGCATTGGCTTTCTGGGCTGTATGGGATCAGTGCCTATCAGAATGGACGCTTTACGCTGCAAAAATGAACCGAAACATTAACCTTGGTTTCACCTCTTTTATGATCGAGCCGGGCTCAATGTCAACGTTCAATACCATTTTCCTTTTGCTGTTCATCCCACTCTTTAACTATGTAATTTACCCTAACCTGGATAAAATCGGCTTAAAAACAACGCCTTTACGCAGGCTTGGCGCCGGGTTGGTTTTAACAGCATTATCATTTGTGGTAATCGGTTTTACACACGTAAGTATTGATCATGGCGGCTCGCCATCAATGTGGTGGCAGGTGTTGGCGTTTTTAATATTATCGGCTGCAGAAGTGTTGGTATCAATTACCGGTTTAGAATATGCTTATACACATTCACCAAAATCAATGAAAAGTACTATGTCGGGCATTTGGTTCCTGGTTGTGTCATTTGGCAACCTGATCACCGCACTGGTTAACGGACTAATTGAAGACGGTGGCTGGTGGGCCAGAAATTTAAAAGGTGCCAATTACGAATGGTTTTTTGTGGCCTTTATCAGCGTGTTTATCATCATATTTATGTTTGTTGCCCCACGCCTTAAAGAAAGGAACTACATTACCGATCCGTATGTTGACAACGAGGTGATTGCCGATACCCATAATTTATAAAAACAACTTGCGTTAAATACAGTTAAAAAAAGCCCTCTGAATTTTTTGATTTTCAGAGCCGGTTTAAATCAATTAGCTTTGGCTGTTTTTACTTTACTTGAATTTGTTAAGTGCCGGATAGCATTATTATAATACCTACTTACAACGAGAAGGAGAACATCGAGCGGATGATCCGCAAGGTATTTTCCTTACCTCACGATTTTCATATCCTCATCATTGATGACGGCTCGCCCGATGGTACGCCGCAGATTGTAAAAAGCCTTCAGCCCGAATACGATGGCCGTCTTTTTATGGAAGAGCGTGCCGGTAAGCAAGGGCTCGGCACCGCCTACATCCACGGCTTTAAATGGTGCATAGCCCGCCATTACGACTATATTTTTGAGATGGATGCCGATTTTTCGCACAATCCGGATGATCTGCTTCGTTTAAGACAGGCCTGTATAGACGGCGCAGATTCGGCCATTGGTTCAAGGTACATCAATGGCGTAAACGTGGTTAACTGGCCTATGAGCCGGGTGTTGATGAGCTATTTTGCATCGGTTTATGTACGCTTTATAACCGGCATTAATATCCAGGATTCAACAGCAGGCTTTATGTGTTACAAACGCAAAGTACTTGAAACCGTACAGCTCGACAAGATTAAGTTTGTAGGCTACGCTTTCCAGATAGAGATGAAATACACCACCATTAAACATGGTTTTAAAGTGGTTGAAGTTCCCATCATATTTACCGACCGCACGGCCGGCACCTCCAAAATGTCGACCAGTATTTTCCGCGAAGCTTTCCTGGGGGTAATCCAGATGAAGATTAATAGTATTTTCAGGAAGTATCCGGAGGGGTAATTTAGTGATTGGAGATTAGAAACTTGAGATTAGGCTTGACTACGTTCAGTTTATATCTAACGTAAATTTTACTAACCTCTAATCTCCAACCTCTAACCTCCATTTCAAAAAAATTACTAATTTCGTTGGCAATGAACGAACATCTTGATCCTAATCGTGAACGCCTCAACAATACCGAACGTGATATTGAAAAAGTATTGCGTCCGCAGCAGTTTGAGGATTTTACCGGTCAGCATAAAATATTAGCCAACTTAAAAATATTTGTTCAGGCAGCGCGGCAGCGCGGGGAAGCGCTTGACCATGTGTTGTTACACGGCCCTCCCGGCCTGGGTAAAACCACCTTGTCGCACATTATAGCTAATGAGATGGGCGTGGGTATCAAAATCACCTCTGGTCCTGTTTTAGATAAACCCGGCGACCTGGCCGGTTTGCTTACCAACCTTGAAACCGGCGACATTCTTTTTATTGACGAGATCCACCGTTTAAGTCCGCTGGTTGAAGAGTACCTTTACTCGGCCATGGAGGATTTTAAGATAGATATTATGCTGGAGAGCGGTCCTAATGCGCGCTCAGTACAAATCTCGCTTAATCCCTTCACCCTGGTTGGTGCTACCACCCGTTCGGGTTTGCTTACTGCTCCGTTGAGGGCCAGGTTCGGCATTAACTCGCGTTTGGAATATTATGATGCCAAGCTGCTTACTACCATTGTGCTTCGTTCGGCATCGATATTAAAAACACCCATTACGGATGAAGGCGCTTATGAAATTGCCCGCCGCAGCCGCGGCACCCCGCGTATAGCCAACGCCCTGCTGCGTCGTACGCGCGATTTTGCCCAGATAAAAGGGAACGGAGAAATTGATACCGAAATAGCCCAGTATGCATTGAACGCCCTGAATGTGGATAGCCACGGGCTGGATGAGATGGATAACAAGATTTTGCTTACCATTATTGATAAGTTTAAAGGCGGCCCTGTGGGGTTAAAAACCGTGGCAACGGCAGTTGGTGAAGATGAAGGCACTATTGAAGAGGTATACGAACCGTTTTTGATACAGGAAGGCTTTTTAATGCGCACGGCCCGCGGCCGTGAAGCTACAGAAGCAGCCTACAAGCATTTAGGAAAAATAAAACTGGGCGGAAACCCATCCTTATTTTAATATAAACCTACATAAATACATCCCCGCTATCCAACCATGAAAACTAAATTAAAACTTTTATTGAGCACAGCTGCGCTTATCATAAGCGGCCTGGTATCGGCGCAAACCACTCCGCCGCCGCCGGTTAATCCTCCTGCCCCGGCAACTTCGGTTACGCTTCCCAACGATTCGCTCAAGGCTAAAAAGGATACCGTACCTGCAAAAAAACTTCTGCCTACTTTAAAAGTTGGCATTATGGGGCTAAACCATGATCATATTCACCTGATATTAAGCGAATACCGCAAAGGCAATGTAAACATTGTAGGCATAGCCGAGCCAAACAAAAAACTTTGGGAAAAATTTGGCAAAGCCTACAACCTGCCCGATTCATTGTTTTTTGACGATCTGAAAAAAATGTGCACCACCCGCAAGCCTGCTATTGTATTAGGTTATAACGAAGTAGGTAAGCACGTAGATATTGTTGAAACCTGTGCCCCGCTGGGTATTTCGGTAATGGTTGAGAAACCTCTGGCCGCTACCTTGGAGCAGGCTAAGCGCATGGAGTTCCTGGCTTTAAAGTATTACATCAAAGTTTTAACCAACTATGAAACAACCTGGTATCCCTCGTTCCAGGATGCTTATAATACGGTTAAGCTGGATAGTATAGGTATCATTCGCAAAATGGTAGTACATGATGGCCACCAGGGACCAAAAGAAATTGGCTGCAGCGAAGATTTCCTGAGCTGGCTTACCGACCCGGTACTAAACGGTGCCGGCGCGCTGAATGACTTCGGCTGCTATGGAGCCGATTTGATGACCTGGCTAATGAAAGGCCAGCGCCCGATAGCTGTTACCGCTATTGCCCGTCATTATAAACCAAACGTGTACCCTAAAGTAGAGGATGATGCCACCATTTTGGTTGAATACCCCAACGCCACCGGCCAGATTGAAGCCTCGTGGAACTGGCCTTACGGGATTAAAGATATGGAAATTTTTGGCGCTAAGGGTTATATTCATGCATTTGATAAGGACAACGTTCAGCTAAAACTCAACAATCACAATTCGCGCAGTTATGTAGCTGCTCCCCTGCCCTCTCCTGATGACGCGCCGGTAACTTATTTTACCAATGCACTGCTACACCCGCTTAAAAGCGCCGAATACGATCGTTCATCATTAAAATATAATATGATAGTGATGCAGATACTGGATGCAGCCAAACGCTCGATAAAAGAAGGCAGGCGGATAGTATTGTAAATACAAATAAATCCGACAAATTGTTATACAAAGGCTTAAAGACGCTAACATTCTATAAGCGTTTTTGAGCCTTTGCAAGTTTATACATCTTGTGGATCATTTTATTGGTGGTGGCCCGGTTTACCGTGCGCCCGGAATTCTTATTCCGATAATTAATTTTATTTAAGGCATGTTATATAATTACTAATTTAGCGGCCGTTAAATTGATTCAATAACCAACCTACAATATGATAAAACAAACATTAATTATGCTGGCTTTTGGTGCGTTTGGTGCAATATCATGCCAATCAAAACCAG
The sequence above is a segment of the Mucilaginibacter celer genome. Coding sequences within it:
- a CDS encoding acetyl-CoA C-acyltransferase codes for the protein MKEVVIVAATRTPIGSFGGSLAAISATQLGAAVIKSAVEKAGLQPDQVQEVFMGNVMSANIGQAPATQAAIFAGLPYLPATTVNKVCASGMKAIMLGAQSIALGENDIVVAGGMESMSNVPYYLDKARNGYRLGNGEIIDGLVKDGLWDVYNDYHMGSAAELCATDCHITRDDQDAYAVESYKRAQAAQAAGKFKEEITPVGLKDKKGEITMFTEDEEPGTVKFEKIPTLRPVFKKDGTVTAANASTLNDGAAAVVLMSWEKADELGIKPLARIVSYADAQQAPEWFTTAPSKAIPLALQRAGLQTGDIDFFEINEAFSVVSIANNQLLNIQPQKVNVNGGAVALGHPLGASGARIVVTLLNVLQQNNGKYGAAGICNGGGGASAIVIENLR
- a CDS encoding SPFH domain-containing protein; amino-acid sequence: MNPEKIINPPSGFATFIVSMVLLIVSVLLFIEGQLAIGIILLIVTFIFLLPGLIIVNPNESKVLTFFGKYVGTVKKDGFFWVNPFTVKKKVSLKAFNLNGQQLKVNDSIGNPIEIAAVIVWQIKDTAAAVFAVENYIQYVNIQSEAAVRHLANTFPYDNLEDETATITLRGGADQVSEMLEKELNERLNRAGIEVLEARISHLAYAPEIAHSMLQVQQASAIIAARKLIVEGAVGMVEMALNKLSEKNIVELDEERKAAMVSNLLVVLCGDKAVNPVVNTGTLYH
- a CDS encoding HD family phosphohydrolase, whose amino-acid sequence is MAKLSTSRQKALLRKYARNVKYLMTVASVVLIVYFLPKQAKFSYEHEKGRIWNQKDLVSPYNFAILKTPQEIMNDQKSALESVTPIYQLDATAGNVQIEGFKSDLEIKWHNAGLNDKLKPKYISTGVDLLTEIYQTGVFKTNAKYQRGSENYTIQILNRNIATDRNTGELFTREKALAYCDKILSRHNDLDKAFLLDLISNRLQNNLSYDNNLTTRLEKEKVDGLSVTRGMVQKGEVIVYKGSVVNDDVYQKLESFKKAFEDNARVNGNRNLVLLGQFFLVGIAITLLMIFLYLFRKDIYADNRLVGLILLVITAMLATLSLAIKLQFPTNLYYIPYCIVPIIIRILFDTRLALNIHMLVVLMAGFFVPNSFEFAYYEITAGMVSIYSIKNLVRREQFLISAVIIIFNYFVAFLGITFVREGDFMNIDWTEFLPFVVSVLLTLLAYPLIYLFEKIFAITSEITLIELTNTNAPLLRELAFSAPGTFQHSLQVANLAENAIYAVGGNALLVRAGALYHDIGKMENPLFFIENQASGFNPHDKLPYEESAQIIIRHVSKGIEMARKANLPEVVIDFIRTHHGNTRVDYFYQSSLKNFPEKFINENIFRYPGPIPFTKEGAVLMLADSVEAASRSLKEPDEESISVLVDRIVKYKLDQNQLKDSNITLKDIETIKAIFKRMLMSIYHVRIDY
- a CDS encoding MFS transporter — translated: MQEKTAPAKSRFPKSVPYIIGNEAAERFSFYGMRSILTLFLVKQFFNPAEVPALAQQADAHANKLNHLFVMVAYALPFVGGMIADWFTGKYKLILYISLVYCLGHLLLAMFDTSLSGFEFGMLVVAIGAGGIKSCVSANVGDQFDASNQDLLSKVYGWFYFSINAGSMLSTIAIPTIYKYYGPKWAFGVPGILMALATLIFFLGRKKYVKVPPQGVNRNNLVFITWYALTNLSKKKPGQSLLDIAKESYDPERVEGVKAVYRVISVFFFALAFWAVWDQCLSEWTLYAAKMNRNINLGFTSFMIEPGSMSTFNTIFLLLFIPLFNYVIYPNLDKIGLKTTPLRRLGAGLVLTALSFVVIGFTHVSIDHGGSPSMWWQVLAFLILSAAEVLVSITGLEYAYTHSPKSMKSTMSGIWFLVVSFGNLITALVNGLIEDGGWWARNLKGANYEWFFVAFISVFIIIFMFVAPRLKERNYITDPYVDNEVIADTHNL
- a CDS encoding Arc family DNA binding domain-containing protein, encoding MAEKKAFVLRINPEMLKEIETWAAEEFRSTNGQVEYLLQQALLARKKGFKKKGKEIGD